Within the Agromyces ramosus genome, the region TCGAGCACGGCGTTCGCCTTGCGGATGAGGAGGCCGACCTGGTGGGCGGGCAGCGCCACGTGGCGGGGCTCGGTGCCGTGACCGTAGACGACGGCCGGGATCTTGCCGACGGCGCGAAGCTTGCGGGCCGCGCCCTTGCCGAACGAGTCGCGCGTGTCGGCGACGACCTTGTTGTCTTCGTCCATGATGTTGTTCTCCTTGCGGGCTCACTCGGCCCAGATCGTGTGTCTGATGTTTCGACTCGAACGCGCGCACGGAACGTGCGCATTAGCGTGAGGAAAAGCCGTGGAGCCTGCTCCTACCGCGTCGATCACGGATGCCCCGCCGCCCGTTCGTACGGGCGATGAGGCTTCCCTCGCCGAAGTTCACGGCCGCGCGCACCCGAAGGCTTTCGCGACCGAGGAGAAAGTCTACCAGCCCGGCTGGAGTGCGGCGATCGCGCGCGCGACCACGGTGTCGACGTCGCCGGAGTTCTCGACGCGGGCGCCGCGTTCGTCGTCGCCGAGCGGTTCGAGCGCGTCGAGCTGGGACGAGAGCAGGGCGGCCGGCATGAAGTGTCCGGGGCGGTGCGCGACGCGGTCCGCGAGCTCGTCGAGCGGCACGACGAGCTCGATGAAGGCGGCGTCGGGGCATCCGCGCCGGATGAGGTCACGATAGGCGCGCCGCAACGCGGAGCAGGCGATCACGCGCCCGCCCCGACCTTCGGTGAGCGACTCGCCCACGAGGAGCAGCCACGGCGCGCGATCGTCGTCGTCGAGTGGCACCCCCGCCCGCATCTTCTCGACGTTGGACTCGGGATGCAGCGCGTCGGAGTCGATGAAGTCGAGGGCCGGGAACCGGGCGGCGAGCCGGTCGGCGAGCGCGGCGCCGATGCGCGACTTGCCCGCGCCGCTCGGCCCCATGACGACGACACGGGGGACGGTGACGGATGCCGCGCTCATGCGTTGCAGGCTAGTGCACGCGAGCGCGGGGCATCCGAGCCGATCGCTCCCCGCCGACCTCACTGCAACACCGGGCAACGGTGAGCGGCGCTCACAGTACGCTGGAGGCGACCCCAGAATTCTCGAGGAGAGCTTCGTGCCTGAAACCCCCCAGTCAGCAAACATCGGCGTCGTCGGCCTCGCGGTGATGGGGTCGAACCTCGCCCGCAACCTGGCGAGCCGCGAAGGCAACACGGTCGCCGTGTTCAACCGTTCGCCCGAGCGGACCCGCACACTCACCTCCGAGCACCCCGAGGCCGGGTTCGTCGCCGCTGAGGGCTACGACGAGTTCGTCGCCTCGCTCGCGAAGCCCCGCACCGCGATCATCATGGTGCAGGCCGGCAAGGGCACCGACGCGGTCATCTCCGAGCTCGTCTCCCGCTTCGAGCCGGGCGACATCATCGTCGACGGCGGCAACGCGAACTTCCACGATACGATCCGCCGCGAGGCCGAGATCAGCCCGACCGGCATCCACTTCGTCGGCGCCGGCATCTCAGGCGGCGAAGAGGGCGCCCTCAAGGGCCCGTCGATCATGCCCGGCGGCTCCGCCGAGGCCTATGAGACGCTCGGCCCGATCCTCTCCTCCATCGCCGCGGTCGCCGAGGGCGAGCCGTGCGTCACGCACGTCGGCACCGACGGCGCGGGCCACTTCGTGAAGATGGTGCACAACGGCATCGAGTACGCCGACATGCAGCTCATCGCCGAGGCCTACGACCTCATCCGCCAGGGCACTGGCAAGTCGCCGACCGATATCGCCGACATCTTCGCCGAGTGGAACACCGGCGAGCTCGAGAGCTACCTCATCGAGATCACCGCCGAGGTGCTCCGCCAGACCGATGCCGCCACGGGCGAGCCGCTCGTCGACGTCATCCTCGACGAGGCCGGTGCGAAGGGCACCGGCGCCTGGACCGTGCAGAACGCCCTCGAGCTCGGCGTGCCCACGTCGGGCATCGCCGAGGCCGTGTTCGCCCGCAGCCTCTCCTCCAAGCGCGCGCAGCGCGAGGCGGCATCCGACCTCCCCGGCCCCTCGGCCGAGTGGAAGGTCGCCGACGCCGACGCCGACGCGTTCATCGAAGACGTGCGCCGCGCGCTCTACGCCTCGAAGATCATCGCGTACTCGCAGGGCTTCGACGAGATCGTCTCGGGCGCCGAGCAGTTCGGCTGGAACGTGCACAAGGGCGACATCGCGAAGATCTGGCGCGCCGGATGCATCATCCGCGCCCGCTTCCTGAACCGCATCGCCGAGGCCTACGCCGACAACCCCTCGCTCGTGGTGCTCGTCTCCGCACCGTACTTCCGCGACGCCGTCGCCGGCACCCAGGAGAGCTGGCGCCGGGTCGTCGCGATCGCCGCACAGGCGGGCATCCCGACGCCCGCGTTCTCGTCGTCGCTCGCCTACTACGACGGCCTCCGCGCCGCGCGCCTCCCCGCGGCCCTCATCCAGGGCCAGCGCGACTTCTTCGGCGCGCACACGTACCAGCGCGTCGACAAGCCGGGCGTCTTCCACACGCTCTGGTCGGGCGACCGCTCCGAGATCGAGACGACGCCCTCCTCGCACTGAGTCGAGGCGGGTCACCGGGAGCGAGGAGCGAGCGGATGCCGGAACCGGCCTGGCGGCACGACGGCGAGGAGCCCGACTACCGCTTCACGCTCGCGAACGAGCGCACCTTCCTCGCGTGGATCCGCACGGCGCTCGCGCTGCTCGCGGGCGGCGTGCTGCTCCACCAGTTCGCGACGGAGCTCGACCCCCGGCCGGTGGTGACGGTGCTCGCCGTCGGCCTCGGTGTCGTCGCGGGCGTGCTGAGCGTCATGTCGTACACGCGCTGGCGCGGCAATGAGATCGCGATCCGCCGTGGCCGCCCCCTGCCGTTCAGCTGGGTGCTGCCCGGGCTCGCCGCAGTGTGCCTCCTCACGAGCGCGGTGCTCGTGGTGCTGCTGCTGCTGACGTGATCGGGCGGGTCGGATGATGCGCGTGCACGCGGTGGCGGCGACCGGGGATCCCGGCCTCCAGCCCGAGCGCACGGCGCTCTCGTGGAGCCGAACGGCGCTCGCGCTCGCGGTGAACGCCCTGCTGTCGATGCGCGCGGGTCTCGTCGCGGGCGAGCCGTGGCTCGTCGCCGTCGGGGCGGTGCTGTTCGCGTCATCCGGGGTGGCCGTGGCCATCGGCACGGTGCGGCGCCGGCAGCTCTCGGGCGACCGGCTCGTGATCACTCCCCCGCGCGGCGCCCTCGTCGGCGTCGCGGTGGCGACCCTCGTCGCGAGTGCCGGCGGAGTCGCATCCGTCTTCGTCGGAGGCGCCTCATGAGCGACCACCACCCCGAACTCGACGGCGATCCCCAC harbors:
- a CDS encoding gluconokinase, with translation MSAASVTVPRVVVMGPSGAGKSRIGAALADRLAARFPALDFIDSDALHPESNVEKMRAGVPLDDDDRAPWLLLVGESLTEGRGGRVIACSALRRAYRDLIRRGCPDAAFIELVVPLDELADRVAHRPGHFMPAALLSSQLDALEPLGDDERGARVENSGDVDTVVARAIAALQPGW
- the gndA gene encoding NADP-dependent phosphogluconate dehydrogenase; this translates as MPETPQSANIGVVGLAVMGSNLARNLASREGNTVAVFNRSPERTRTLTSEHPEAGFVAAEGYDEFVASLAKPRTAIIMVQAGKGTDAVISELVSRFEPGDIIVDGGNANFHDTIRREAEISPTGIHFVGAGISGGEEGALKGPSIMPGGSAEAYETLGPILSSIAAVAEGEPCVTHVGTDGAGHFVKMVHNGIEYADMQLIAEAYDLIRQGTGKSPTDIADIFAEWNTGELESYLIEITAEVLRQTDAATGEPLVDVILDEAGAKGTGAWTVQNALELGVPTSGIAEAVFARSLSSKRAQREAASDLPGPSAEWKVADADADAFIEDVRRALYASKIIAYSQGFDEIVSGAEQFGWNVHKGDIAKIWRAGCIIRARFLNRIAEAYADNPSLVVLVSAPYFRDAVAGTQESWRRVVAIAAQAGIPTPAFSSSLAYYDGLRAARLPAALIQGQRDFFGAHTYQRVDKPGVFHTLWSGDRSEIETTPSSH
- a CDS encoding YidH family protein, which produces MPEPAWRHDGEEPDYRFTLANERTFLAWIRTALALLAGGVLLHQFATELDPRPVVTVLAVGLGVVAGVLSVMSYTRWRGNEIAIRRGRPLPFSWVLPGLAAVCLLTSAVLVVLLLLT
- a CDS encoding DUF202 domain-containing protein; protein product: MMRVHAVAATGDPGLQPERTALSWSRTALALAVNALLSMRAGLVAGEPWLVAVGAVLFASSGVAVAIGTVRRRQLSGDRLVITPPRGALVGVAVATLVASAGGVASVFVGGAS